A single region of the Lotus japonicus ecotype B-129 chromosome 4, LjGifu_v1.2 genome encodes:
- the LOC130716285 gene encoding protein DMR6-LIKE OXYGENASE 1-like, whose protein sequence is MDVFLSMVDDEGFHGHDGDTIIKATCLQTAMGEVVDSAFIQDIEHRPKLSIIKAEGIPVIDLSPITHQTVPDPSAIEGLVKEIGAACKEWGFFQVTNHSVPLSLKQKIDKASREFFAQSLEEKRKIYREETNSTGYYDTEHTKNVRDWKEVLDFQARDPTLVHVTYDEHDDRVTQWTNKFPHCPPNFRALVEEYIQEMEKLAFMLMELIALSLGLEAKRFEEFFIKDQTSYLRFNHYPPCPCPDLALGVGRHKDSGALTILGQDEVAGLEVKNKANQQWVRVEPSPDAYIINVGDIIQVWSNDAYESVEHRAMLNSEKQRYSIPFFFFPSHDTEVKPLDELVNEQNPSKYRPYKWGKFLVYRKSTNFRKRNVENLQIDHFRIA, encoded by the exons ATGGATGTGTTTCTTTCCATGGTCGACGATGAAGGTTTCCACGGTCATGATGGTGATACCATAATAAAAGCGACATGTCTG CAAACAGCCATGGGAGAAGTAGTAGACTCTGCTTTCATCCAAGACATAGAACACAGGCCAAAGCTTTCCATCATCAAAGCTGAGGGCATTCCTGTTATCGACCTCTCTCCAATAACCCACCAAACAGTTCCAGACCCATCTGCCATTGAAGGCTTAGTGAAGGAGATTGGAGCTGCATGCAAGGAATGGGGCTTCTTCCAAGTTACAAACCATAGTGTTCCCCTGAGTCTGAAGCAGAAGATTGATAAAGCATCAAGAGAGTTCTTTGCgcagagtttggaagagaagaggaagataTACAGAGAAGAGACTAATTCAACAGGATATTATGATACAGAGCACACAAAGAATGTCAGGGATTGGAAGGAAGTGTTGGATTTTCAAGCCAGAGATCCCACTTTGGTCCATGTGACTTATGATGAACATGATGATAGAGTCACACAGTGGACAAATAAATTCCCTCATTGCCCTCCAAATTTCAG AGCTTTAGTAGAAGAGTACATTCAAGAGATGGAAAAGCTGGCCTTTATGTTGATGGAGCTTATAGCTTTGAGCCTAGGGCTTGAAGCAAAGAGGTTTGAGGAATTTTTCATCAAAGATCAAACCTCCTATTTAAGGTTCAACCACTATCCTCCTTGCCCTTGCCCTGACCTAGCTCTTGGCGTCGGTCGACACAAGGACTCTGGTGCGTTAACAATTCTTGGCCAAGATGAGGTTGCAGGGCTTGAAGTGAAAAATAAAGCAAATCAACAGTGGGTCAGAGTGGAACCATCCCCAGATGCTTATATCATCAATGTTGGTGATATTATTCAG GTTTGGAGCAATGATGCCTATGAGAGTGTGGAACATAGAGCGATGTTAAACTCTGAGAAACAAAGGTATTCCattccattcttcttcttcccttcacATGACACTGAAGTCAAGCCTTTGGATGAGCTGGTAAATGAGCAAAACCCTTCAAAATATAGGCCATATAAATGGGGCAAGTTTCTTGTCTACAGAAAAAGCACAAATTTCAGGAAAAGAAATGTGGAGAACCTTCAAATTGATCATTTTAGGATAGCTTGA
- the LOC130712240 gene encoding cytochrome P450 82A1-like, whose translation MALDILLSWSTEPFTIAATLLFFLFLLFWSLKRRSHTYTPTKATPPPEAGGAWPLIGHLHLLGGSQPPHITLGNIADKYGPIFTLRLGVHRTLVVSNWEMAKECFTVNDKAFATRPKTLANEILAKNHFGFVPYGSYWRDVKKIATVEVLSAKRTEMLKHVMESEVKAAMKDSYDSWAKMKESGTEKVVVTEMEKWFADITLNVVFRTVLGKRLVARMGSDRDEEENKNIRKVFREFFRLMGLFTISDALPYLRWLDLDGEEKKMRKTSKELDDYATVWLEQHKQKRKNNGSGE comes from the coding sequence ATGGCTTTGGATATCCTCCTCTCATGGTCAACCGAGCCATTTACAATCGCAGCCACGTTGTTGTTTTTCTTATTCCTTCTTTTCTGGTCACTTAAGAGAAGAAGCCACACTTACACACCCACAAAGGCAACACCGCCTCCGGAAGCTGGTGGTGCATGGCCTTTGATCGGCCACCTCCACCTTTTAGGTGGTTCCCAACCACCTCACATCACGCTGGGTAATATTGCTGATAAATATGGACCCATCTTCACCTTGCGTTTAGGTGTTCACCGAACTCTGGTTGTGAGCAACTGGGAAATGGCTAAAGAGTGTTTTACCGTAAACGACAAAGCGTTTGCTACTCGTCCCAAAACTCTAGCCAATGAAATTTTGGCCAAAAACCACTTTGGTTTCGTACCCTACGGTTCATATTGGCGTGACGTGAAAAAGATAGCCACAGTGGAGGTCCTTTCCGCCAAACGAACGGAGATGCTGAAGCATGTGATGGAATCGGAGGTGAAGGCAGCAATGAAAGATAGCTATGATTCTTGGGCAAAGATGAAGGAGAGTGGTACTGAAAAAGTGGTGGTTACTGAGATGGAGAAATGGTTTGCGGACATAACACTGAATGTGGTGTTCAGAACGGTGTTAGGAAAACGCTTAGTTGCGAGAATGGGTAGTGATCGGGATGAGGAAGAGAACAAAAATATTCGGAAGGTATTTAGGGAATTCTTTCGTCTCATGGGGTTATTTACTATTTCTGATGCTCTACCATATTTAAGATGGTTGGATTTGGATGGTGAggagaagaaaatgagaaaaacatcTAAAGAATTAGATGACTATGCTACGGTTTGGCTTGAGCAACacaaacaaaagagaaagaatAATGGTTCAGGGGAATGA